DNA from Sphingomonas sp. SUN039:
GGTCGAAGTGTCGCCGAACGCCGACCCGCCGGTCGCGAAATTCCTCGACGTGGGCAAGTTCAAATACGAGGCCCAGAAAAAGGCCAACATCGCGCGCAAATCGCAGAAGACGCAGGAGATCAAGGAGATCAAGATGCGTCCGAACATCGACGATCATGACTATGATACGAAGATGAAGAAGATCCACGAGTTCATCGGCGAGGGCGACAAGGTCAAGGTCACGCTGCGGTTTCGCGGCCGCGAGTTGAGCCACGGCCAGCTCGGCATGAACCTGTTGATCCGGGTCCAGGGCGACACGGCGGAGATCGCCAAGGTCGAACAGCACCCCCGTATGGAGGGTCGCCAGATGCTGATGGTGATCGCGCCCAAACAGCAGTAGCGCTTTCCGTAGCGTCACCATCGTTACACTGTTGCAAAAAAGCCGCGTAAAAGCCCGAAAACCGCAGTTTTGCGGGCGATTACTGGTATCGGCACCCGACCTGCTCTAAGCACCCGGCCAAACGGGATGGCAATTCCCGGTTCGAGGAGAGAGCAATGTCCAAATTCCGCCTGTTGGTGTCGGCTGCACCGGTTGTTGCCGCTGTTGCGTTTGCGTCCCCTGCCGTGGCCCAGCAGGGCGCAGCACCGCAAGCCGCGCAGGAGGAAAGCACCGGCGACATCATCGTCACCGCGACCCGCCGCAGCGAAGCGCTGTCGGACGTGCCGCTGGCGGTGTCGGCGGTCACGGCCCAGTCGCTCCAGAATTCGGGGGCGAGCGACATCCGCGCGCTCAACCAGCTGTCGCCCTCGCTGCTCGTCTCGTCGACCTCGTCCGAAGCGGGCGCGGGCGGCGCACGTATCCGCGGTATCGGCACCGTCGGCGACAACCCGGGCCTCGAAAGCTCGGTCGCGACCTTCGTCGACGGCGTCTATCGCAACCGCGCCGGCGTCGGCCTGACTGAATTGGGCGCCGTCGACCGCATCGAAGTGCTGCGCGGGCCGCAGGGCACGCTGTTCGGGCGCAATGCCAGCGCGGGCCTGATCTCGGTCATCACCAAAAAGCCCGAATTCAATTTCGGGGCCGAGGCCGAAGCGACCTATGGCAGCTATAACACCATCCGCGTCGGCGGCGGCATTACCGGACCGCTCGGCGAAACCGTGGCGGCACGCCTCGATGGCATCTATTTCAAGCGCGACGGTTTCCTGACCGACGTGGTGTCGGGCCGCAAGATCAACGGCCGCGACCGTTACCTGCTGCGCGGCCAGTTGCTGTTCCAGCCGAACGACGATTTCTCGATCCGCCTGATCGGCGACTATTCGGACCGCAAGGAGGAATGCTGTGGCGCGACCTATCTGCCCGCGCAGAACCTGACCCGCGCGGCGGACGGGACGCTGGTCAGCTCGCCCAACTCGATCGCGGGGATCGAACGTGCGCTGGGCGGTATCATCAGCGACAATACCTTCGCGCGCACGACCGCGCTGACGCCGGGCGTCGGTTACCAGGGCAATGTCCGCGACGCGGGCGTGTCGGCCGAAATCAACTGGAAGTTCGGCGATGCCACGCTGACCTCGATCACTGCCTATCGCGACTGGAAGCTGGTGCGTGGGCAGGACGCCGACTTCAACAACCTCGATATCCTGAAGCGCCTCAACAACGGCGGCGCGACGCAGAGCTTCAAGACCTTCACCCAGGAACTGCGGCTGCAGGGCTCGGCGTTCGGGGACAAGCTCGACTGGCTGGTCGGTGCCTATTTCGCCAATGAAAAGCTGAACCTCACCGACAATCTGACCTATGGTGCGGATTACGAACGCTACGCGAACTGCCTGTTGTTTGCGAGCGTCCTGCCTTCGGCACTCGCGCCGACGCCGACCGGCAATTGCGTCAACCAGCCGGTACTGGCCGCAACGGCAACTGCGACGGGCAGCGCAACGCTCGCCGCGCTCAACGCCAATCCGCTGCGCCCGGGCTTCGGTTCGCTGGCAGCCGCCATCGGCCAACCGGCCGGAACGCTGGTCGGCGTCGGCCTCAACGACACCTATAACCAGACCAGCCGCAACTATGCGTTCTTCACGCACAATGTGATCCGCTTCACCGACCGGCTGAGCCTGACCTTGGGCGCGCGTTACACCAACGAGGAAAAGACCCTCGACGCGACGTTCCGCGACAACAATACGATCTGCGCGGGTCTGCGCGCCTCGCCGCTGGCCGGGCTGGCGACACTGCCGTGTGTCATCCCCAACGTCCCGGGCGGCAGCTTCAGCCAGACAGGCGCGAAGAAGAGCGAGGACCGGATCACCGGCACCGCCGTGCTCAGCTTCAAGCCGGTCGACAACCTGCTGGTCTACGCAAGCTTCTCGCGCGGGTACAAGGCGGGCGGGTTCAACCTCGACCGGTCGGGCCTGACCTATGGCGCGCCGAACCTGCAGCAGCTGACCTTCGAGCCCGAACTCGTCAATTCGTACGAGCTCGGCTATAAATGGAACGGTAACGGCATCGACCTGAACATCGCCGCGTTCCGGCAGGACTTCACCGGGTTCCAGCTCAACACCTTCAACGGCGTCAACTTCATCGTCGTCAACATCAACGCCTGTAAGACGTCGCTGAACTTTGCCGACCGCGACGCCGACAGTGCGACGGGCGTCTGCACCAGCGGCCTGAAATCGGGCGTGCAATCGGCGGGTCTCGAAATGGAGGCGTTCCTGCGTCCGGCACGGCATCTCGGCGTCAATCTGGGCCTCACCTATGTCAACACGACCTATGGCAATGATCTGGTCGGGATCAACGGCACGGCATTGCCCGCCGCGCTGAACAACCTGCCGGGATCGCGTCTGTCGAACAGTTCGCAGATCGTGACCACCGCGTCGGTCTCGTGGACGCCGCCGCTGGGCAACAGCGGGCTGAGCGGGCTGGTGTACGCCGACATGCGCTACCAGAGCGACGTCAACACCGGTTCCGACCTCGACCGCGAAAAGCAGCAGGACGGCGTGGCCATCGTCAATGCCCGTTTGGGCATCCGCGGGTCCGAAAACAAATGGGGTATCGAAGTCTGGGCGCAGAATGTGTTCGACACCAACTACCAGCAGGTGAGCTTCGATGCGCCGCTGCAGGGTGGCGGCACCCGCGCCACCGGCCTGCCCGCCACATCGACCAGCGCAGGGGCGAATTCGGTGCAGAACGGCACCTATGTCGCCTCGACGCAGTTGTACGGCGTGTTCCTCGCCGAACCGCGCACCTATGGCATCACCGCCCGCTTCAAATTCTGAGCGGGTCGATACGGAAAAAGGGGGCGGTGCGTCGCAGGACGCGCCGCCCCTTTTCTATGCAGCGACGGCGATACCCAGCCCCTCTGCAGCGTCGAGCAGGCGGCGTTCGAGCGATTTCAGCCGCAGCGTGCCGTCGATCTTTCCGCCGAGCAGATCGGTGACATAAAAGGTATCGACCGCGCGCTCGCCATAGGTGGCGATATGCGCCGAGCGGATCGTCGCTTTCGATTCGAACAGCGCATGCGCCAGCGCGTGGAGCAGGCCGGGCCGGTCGCGGGCATTGACCTCGATCACGGTGAAGCGGTTCGACGCCTTGTTGTCGATCAGCACATTGGGCTCGATCGCAAAGGCATCGGCCCGCGTGCGCGCGAGCGGACGGGCGGCCAGACGTTCGGCAAGGCGGCCGCGGTTCGCCAGCGCATCGCCGACGGCCGTTTCCAGCCGCTTCAGCCGGTCGGCATCGTCGAACATCCGCCCGAACGGATCCTGCACGAGGAAATTGTCGAGCGCCATGCCGTCGCGCGTCGTGTGGATGCGCGCATCGATGATGCTCGCGCCCGCCAGATGGATCGCGCCGGCGAGCCGGTAGAATAGCCCGGGATGGTCGGCAGCATAGACGCTGACCAACGTCGCCCCGCGCGACGGATAGACCTGCGCCGCGACGGTGAGCGGCGCGTCGCCCGCGCGCTCGACGGTGCGCGCATTGGCGGCCAGCACATCGTCGGGCTCGGCAATCCAGTACCCGTCGGGCAAACGCCTGGCATAGGTCGCGAAGGCGGCCGCATCCCAGCCGAGCGACGCGCGCAGATCGGCTTGCTTCGCCGCGATCCGCTCGGCGCGACCGGTCTGCTTGTGGCCGAGCCGCAGCACTTCCTCCGCCGCGTTGAACAGGTCGCCGAGCAGCTGTCGCTTCCACCCGTTCCACACCCCCGGCCCGACGGCGCGGATATCGACGACGGTCAGCGCAAGCAGCAGCCGCAGCCGCTCGGGCGACTGCACGAGCTCGGCGAAATCGAGCACCGTCTTGAAATCAGCCAGATCGCGCTTGAACGCGGTCGCCGACATCAGCAGGTGATGGCGCACCAGCCACGCCACCGTCTCGGTCTCGGCCGGCGTCATCCCGAAACGCGGGCACAGCTTCATCGCAACCTCAGCGCCGAGCACGCTGTGATCGCCGCCGCGCCCCTTGGCGATGTCGTGCAGCAGCACCGACGCGTAGAGCACGCGGCGCATCGATGTGGATTTGAGGATGGCGGTGACGAGCGGGTGATCCTCGGCAAGGTTCCCGTGTTCGATCCGCGAGAGCAGGCCGATGGCGCGGATCGAATGCTCGTCGACCGTATAATGGTGATACATGTCGAACTGCATCTGCGCGACGACCCGGCCGAAGTCGGGCACGAAGCGACCGAACACCGTCGCCTCGTTCATCCAGCGCAGCACCGTTTCGGGATCGCGCGGGGAGGTGAGGATGCCGAGGAACAGCTCGTTGGCGCGCTTGTCCGTGCGCACGCGGGCCTCGATCAGCCGCGCGTCGCGCGCCGCCGCCCGCATAGCGGTCGGATGGATTTCCAGACCCTGGGCATCGGCGACGGCGAACAGCTCGACCAGCCGCACCGGGTCCGTGCGGAACCAGTTGTCGTTTGGCACGGTCAGCCGCCCGCGATCGAGCACGAAGCCGTTCAACTGGCGCGGCGCCTTCATGAACCCGGCCAGCCCGCCGAAGCGCCGCCCCTTGGGCGCGAGGCTGTCGTCGAGGTGCGCGAGGAACACGCCGGTCAGGTCGCCGACGGCTTTGGCGGTCAGGAAATAATGCTGCATGAAGCGTTCGACCGCCGAGCGCCCGGTCGCCTCGCGATAACGCATCCGCCGCGCGATTTCGGACTGGACGTCGAAGGTCAGCCGTTCCTCGGCGCGCCCGGCAACGCTGTGTAAATGACAGCGCACCGCCCAAAGGAAATTTTCGGCCTTCTGGAAACTGCGGAGCTCGGCTGCCGTCAGCAACCCCTTGTCGACCAGCTCGGCGACGGTGCCGACACGGTGGAGGTATTTGCCGATCCAGAACAGCGTGTGGAGATCGCGCAGGCCGCCCTTGCCCTCTTTCAGATTGGGTTCGACGACATAGCGGCTGTCGCCCATGCGCTTGTGTCGCGCGTCGCGTTCGGCGAGCTTTTCAGCGACGAACGTCCGCGCGGTACCCGCCACGACTTCGCGGTCGAAACGCGCCGCAGCCTCATCGTACACGCCCTGGTCGCCCCAGACGTAGCGCGCTTCGAGGAGCGCAGTGCGGATGGTCAGGTCGCTCTTCGCCAGCCGCACCATTTCGTCGAGCGAGCGCGACGAATGCCCGACCTTCAGCCCCAGATCCCAGAGCGTGTAGAGCATCGATTCGATGACCGCCTCGCTCCACCCCGTCGCTTTCCACGGCGTCAGAAAGGCGATGTCGACGTCGGAAAACGGCGCCATCTCGCCGCGCCCGTACCCGCCGACCGCCATCAGGGCCAGCCGCTCGGATGTGGTCGGATTCGAGAGGCGGTGCAGCCGCTGCGTCGTGAAATCATAGAGCAGCCGCAAAATCTGGTCGGTCAGGAACGCCTGTGCGGCGGCGGCCTGCGCACCCTGCGACGGATGCTCCTCGAGCCGCCGCGCAATCTCGGCCCGTCCTGCATCGAGCGCAGGCCGCAGCAACGCCGCCCCCGCTTGGCGCAGTGCGGTACCGTCGCCGGTCAGCTCCTCAAGCGCCGCCGCGAGGACGCGCCGGTCGACGATAGCACGGCGGTTGGGGATAGTGTCGAGGCGGTCGGACATGGGGGTGGGCATAGAGGAGGGAGTGGGCGGCGTCACGGGGGTTGCGTCGGGCTATGCGCACAGTTTGCACAATAGTTGCCCGACGTTAGATATTGCGCGTGGCCCTCGATCAAACCCTTCTGGCTCGCCTTGCCGCTATCGTGGGCGACTATAGAGCTGGTGAAATACCGCCAATCGATGCGGCCCGCATTGCCCATTGGATCGGGCAGTTTCCCGCGCCGACGCAGAATCCGTTGCTAACGGAGCTGGCTCACGTCCTTCAGAAGACATATTTTTCCAAGGCGCGCGTCATCGGTTTTGCCCGGAATGTCGTCACGAACGGACCACTGACCGGCAGCGATCCTGCCGCATTCTGGAAGTCGACGAAGCTTCTCGACGTGCAGGCCGACGGCAACAGCCAGCGCGACCTGCTGGCACTTTTCGATGCCGCCCTGAAAGACAAATGCAGCCTCTGCCTTGCAGAATGCGGATCGAACGCGCCGTCACGATTCGTATATGTCGACGACGCGCTGTTTTCAGGGGGCCGGATCGGCGCCGATCTCCGCCACTGGATCGAAACCGATGCACCCGCACAGGGCGAACTGATCGTGATCGTCATTGCCTGTCACGCCTACGGCAAATGGAAGACCGAAATGGCGCTGAACGAGGCGATCGCGCAATCTGGCAAGGCACTCACCCTGAAAATCAGGCACGCGATTACTTATGAGGATCGCAAGCTTTATACCGACAGTTCCGACGTCGTTCGCCCTGCGGTCGTGCCCGCCGACGATCACTGTGCCGAGTATATGGTCACATTGTCGTGGGATCCGGTGTTCAGGTCGGGGAGTCAGGTCGGTGCCCGACAACTGTTCTCCGGCAACGAAGGGCGACACCTGCTCGAACAGGAATTCATGCGGCAGGGCGTCGAGGTGCGGAAGATGTGCCCGGATTTCGACGTATATATGCGACCGCTCGGGCGGAGCATGATGCCGATCATGGGCTTCGGCTCGATGGTGGTTACTTACCGCAATTGCGCCAACAATACGCCGCTGGTTTTATGGGCAGGCGATCCATGGTATCCGCTGTTCCCGAGGAAAACGAATTGACGATGCCCATGGTCGAGACGCGCCTGTATCAACGCCGGGATGTGGTCAGTTTCCGCCGGACGGGCGAGGCATTCGGCGGGTTGTCGAACATGGCCCCCGGCTTTCCGGTGATCGTCAACGGGCATTCGATCAAGACCGTCGAAGCGCTGTATCAGGCCTGCCGGTTTCCGCATCTGCCCGAGATTCAGCAAATGATCCTCGATGAGGCCAGCCCGATGACGGCGAAGATGCGGAGCAAACCCTACCGCAGCCAGTCTCGGCCCGATTGGGACGATGTTCGTGTAGCCGTTATGAAATGGGTGCTTCGGGTCAAGCTCGCGCAAAACTGGACACGATTTTCGGCGTTGCTCCTCGACACGGGCGACCGTCCCATCGTCGAGGATTCGCGCAAGGACGACTTTTGGGGCGCAACAACACAGGACGATGACCGCTTCGCAGGACGGAATGTGCTGGGTCGACTGCTGATGGAATTGCGCGATAAGTTGCGCGTCGCACCTGAAATGCTGGAGAACGTGGATCCTGTACCGATCCCCGATTTCCTGATGCTCGACGAGGATATCGAGACGATCGCTCGCGTCCGACACGCACCGCTTTCGGTTGCGGTTTCGCAACCCGCACTTTTGTAGTCGCTTACTCCTCCCCCACCCCCTTCAACCTGTACAACGCCTCCAGCGCCTCCCTCGGGCTGAGCGCGTCGGGGTGGATCGCATCCAAGGCCTCGCGCAGCGGATCGACCTTTGCTTCCTCGACCAAAGCCGAAAACAGCGGCAGGTCGTCCAGCCCCGCCGCGAGTCCGCCGGTCGCCGCGCGGCCTGCCTCCAGTTTTGCCAGCACCGATTTCGCCCGCGCCAGCACGGCGGGGGACATGCCCGCCAGCCGCGCGACGGCGATGCCGTAGCTGCGGTCGGCTGGCCCCTGCGCGAGTTCGTGGAGCAGCACGAGGTCGCCCTTGTACTCGCGCGCGCGGACGTGGTGGAGCGACAGTGCGGGGAGCTTTTCGGCCAGCCGCGTCAGTTCGTGATAGTGCGTCGCGAACAGGCAGCGGCAGCGGTTGACCTCGTGCACCGCCTCGACCACCGCCCACGCAATCGCCAGCCCGTCATAGGTGCTGGTGCCGCGCCCGACCTCGTCGAGGATGACGAAGCTGCGTTCGGTCGCTTGGGCAAGGATCGCTGCCGTTTCGACCATTTCGACCATGAAGGTCGAGCGCCCGCGCGCGAGATTGTCCGACGCGCCGACGCGGCTGAACAGGCGGTCCACCAACCCGAGCATGGCGCGCTTGGCGGGGACGAAGCACCCCGCCTGCGCCATCACCGCGATCAGCGCGTTCTGGCGCAGGAAGGTCGATTTGCCGCCCATATTGGGGCCGGTGACGAGCCAGAGGCGGTCGCTGGCGTCGAGCGCGCAGTCGTTGGCGACGAAGCGCGCGCCCGATTTCGCGACGGCGGCCTCGACCACCGGATGCCGCCCGCCCGCGACCTCGAAACAGGGGTGATCGACGAGGTGCGGGCGACACCAGTCGCACTCGACCGCTGCCTGCGCGTTGGCGCTTGCGACATCGAGCCGGGCAAGCGCCGCCGCCGTCGCCGAGATCGTGCGGGCCGAAGCGAGCGCGAGCGCGGTCAGCTCCTCGAAATGCGCCGCTTCGGCGGCCAGCGCATGGCTGCCCGCCTGCGTCACGCGCATCGCGACTTCGTGGAGTTCGGGCGCGTTGAAGCGTACCACCCCGGCGAGTGTCTGGCGGTGGGTGAAGCCCGAGGCGGCGTCCATCAGCGGGTCGGCGGCGCGCGCGGGCACTTCGACATGATAGCCGAGCACGCCATTGTGGCGTATTTTGAGGCTGGCGATGCCGGTGCGGTCGCGGAACGCGGTCTCCAGCGCGGCAATCTCGCGCCGCCCCATCCCGCCTGCGTCGCGCAGGTCGTCGAGCGCGGCGTCGTACCCGTGCGCAATATAGCCGCCGTTCGCGGCATCGACCGGCGGCTCGGCGACCAGCGCGCGGGTGAGCTTGTCGATCAGCGCGCCATGCCCGGCGAGCGCGGGGAGAAGCGCGCGCAACAGTGGCGGCACGTGCGGCTGGTCGAGCCGTTCGCGCAGCTCCCAGGCGCGCGCCAATCCGTCGCGCAAGCACCCCAGATCGCGCGGGGATCCCCGCCCCGCCGACAATCGCGCCAAGGCACGGGCGACATCGGGGATGGCGCGCAAGGTGGCGCGCAATTCCTCGCGCCCGATCCCGTCCCCGGCCCAGTGCGCGACCAGATCGAGCCGCGCGTCGATCATGGCGCGGTCGGTCAGCGGTGCGGACAGATCGCTGGCCAGCATCCGCGCGCCAGCGCCCGTGACGGTGCGGTCGATGGTGTCGAGCAGGCTCCCCTTGCGCCCGCCGCCTGCCGCTTGGGTGAGTTCGAGGCTCTCGCGCGTCGCGGCGTCGATGGCCATGTGCTCGGCAGTAGTGCGGCGCACCGGAGGGGCGAGGAAGGGCAGCGTGCCCTTTCCGGCGTGATCGAGATAGGACAGCAGCCCGCCCGCTGCCGCCAGTTCTGCCCGCGTGAACGCGCCGAATCCGTCGAGGGTCGCGACGTCGTGGAGAGCCTTGAGTTTTGCTTCGCCCTTGGCCGAGTCGAAATCGCGTTGTTCGCGCGGGACGATTTGTGCTCCTGCGGAAGCAGGAGCCTTGGCCGCCAGGGCTCCTGCTTCCGCAGGCGCACAAATGACTTCGCTGGGGCTGTAACGCGCAATCTCCGCTTCGAGCTGCGCGCCCGAGACCTCGCACAGCTCGAACGCGCCCGTCGACACATCCGCTGCTGCCAGCCCGACGGTCTCGCCGACCGCGACCACCGCGACCAGCCAGTTGCTCGCCTTGGCATCGAGCAGCACATCCTCGGTCAGCGTTCCCGCCGTCACCACCCGGACGATGGCGCGCGCGACCAGTGCCTTGCTGCCGCCGCGCGCTTTCGCCTCGGCGGGGCTTTCGACCTGGTCGGCAATCGCAACGCGGAACCCGCCCCGGATCAGCTTGGCAAGATACGCATCCGCCGCATGAACCGGCACGCCGCACATCGGCACGCGTTCGCCGTCATGCTCTCCGCGGGCGGTCAGCGCGATGTCGAGGCAGGCGGCGGCGGATTTTGCATCCTCGAAGAACAGCTCGAAGAAGTCGCCCATCCGGTAGAACAACAGGCAATCGGGCGCTTCGGCCTTCAGCGCATGATATTGCGCCATCATCGGAGTGGGTGCGGACGTCACCCAATTTGCATACACGCCCCGCGAAACTGCGAAAGTGGCTTTCCCCGCAAGGCGCGCATGACGTAGGGGAAGGGCAGAGGGGATTAGCGCATGAGCGAAGAATCGAATGTCGCGTTTTCGGATCGCGAGGCGCTGTTGTTCCATTCGTCGGGACGGCCCGGCAAGATCGAGATCGTCGCGTCGAAGCCGATGGCGACTCAACGCGACCTGAGCCTCGCCTATTCCCCCGGCGTTGCGGTGCCGGTGCGCGCCATCGCCGAAGATCCTGCCACCGCTTACGATTACACGGCCAAGGGCAATCTCGTTGCGGTGATCTCCAACGGCACCGCGATTCTCGGCCTCGGCAATCTCGGCGCGCTCGCGTCGAAGCCGGTGATGGAGGGCAAGGCGGTCCTGTTTAAACGCTTTGCCGATGTCGATTCGATCGACATCGAACTCGCGACCGAAGACCCCGAAGCGTTCATCAATGCCGTCGCGTTGATGGAACCCACATTCGGCGGCATCAATCTGGAGGACATCAAGGCCCCCGAATGCTTCATCATCGAGCAGGCGCTGAAGGAGCGGATGAAGATCCCGGTCATGCACGACGACCAGCATGGTACGGCGATCATTACCGCCGCCGGCCTGATCAACGCGGTCATGCTGACCGGGCGCGACATGAAGGACGTCAAGGTGGTGGTGAACGGCGCGGGGGCAGCGGCGATCGCGTGCACCGAACTCATCAAGGCGATGGGCGTGCGCCACGACAATGTCATCATGTGCGACCGGTCGGGCGTTATCTATCAGGGCCGCGAAAAGGGCATGGACCAGTGGAAGTCCGCCCATGCCGCAAAGACCGAGGCGCGCAGCCTCGAAGAGGCGCTGGTCGGGGCCGACATCTTCCTCGGACTGTCGGCAAAGGATGCGCTGACCCCGGCGTTCCTCGCCAAAATGGCCGACCAGCCGATCATCTTTGCGATGGCCAACCCCGATCCCGAGATCACGCCGCCCGATGCGAAAGCGGTACGCCCCGACTGCATCGTCGCGACCGGACGCTCGGATTATCCGAACCAGGTCAACAATGTGCTGGGCTTCCCGTTCATTTTCCGGGGGGCACTCGATGTGCGCGCGACGGCGATCAACGAGGAAATGAAGATCGCCGCGGCCAACGCAATCGCCGAACTCGCCCGCGCGCAAGTGCCCGAGGAAGTCGCCGCAGCGTACGGGGGCCGCGCGCACAGCTTCGGGCGCGACTATATCATCCCCGCGCCTTTCGATCCGCGCCTGATGGAGGTCGTGCCCGCAGCCGTCGCCAAGGCGGCAATGGATACCGGCGTCGCGACGCGGCCGATCCTCGACATGGACGAGTATCGCACTTCGCTCCGCGCGCGCCTCAACCCCACGACCTCGGTCCTCGGCCTCGCCTATGAAGGCGCGCGCGCGCATCCCAAGCGCGTGGTGTTTGCCGAAGGCGAAGAGGAAGTGGTGCTGCGCGCCGCCATCGCCTTCCGCGACGGTGGATACGGCATTCCGGTGCTGGTCGGGCGCGACGATGTCCACGAACGGCTGCGCGCGCTGGGTGTCGACAAGCCCGAGAGCTTCGAAGTGGTCAACAGCCGCAATTCGCCGCTGGTCCCCGCGATGGTCGAGAAACTCTACGAGCGACTCCAGCGGCGCGGCTACCTCCGCCGCGAAGTCGAGCGGATGGTCAACCAGGACCGCAACGTCTTTGCCGCGCTCATGCTCAAGATGGGCGAAGTCGACGCGATGATAACCGGCGTCACCCGCACCTATGCACAGTCGATGCGCGAGGTCCGCCGCGTGCTCGACCATGCCGAGGGGCGTATCCCGTTCGGCGTCCATGTCCTGGTCGGCCAGTCGCACACGGTGTTCATGGCCGACACCACGGTCAACGAACGGCCCAATGCCGAACAGCTCGCCGATATTGCCGAGGGGACCGCCGCCGTCGCGCGCGCGATGGGCCATGAACCGCGCGTGGCATTCCTCAGCTACTCGACCTTCGGCAATCCGGAAGGCTCGTATCTGACCAACTTGCGCGACGCGGTGACCGCGCTCGAAAAGCGCAATGTCGGATTCGAGTTCGAGGGCGAAATGGCGCCCGATGTGGCGCTCAATCCCAAGGTCATGGCCAGCTATCCGTTCAGTCGCCTGTCGGGTCCGGCCAACGTCCTTATCATGCCGGGGCTGCAATCGGCGAACCTGTCGGCAAAGCTGCTGCGCGAACTCGGCGGCGATTCGGTGATCGGGCCGATGCTGATCGGGATGGAAAAGCCCGTCCAGATCGCAACGATGGCTTCGACTGCGAGCGAGCTGGTGACA
Protein-coding regions in this window:
- a CDS encoding NADP-dependent malic enzyme, whose product is MSEESNVAFSDREALLFHSSGRPGKIEIVASKPMATQRDLSLAYSPGVAVPVRAIAEDPATAYDYTAKGNLVAVISNGTAILGLGNLGALASKPVMEGKAVLFKRFADVDSIDIELATEDPEAFINAVALMEPTFGGINLEDIKAPECFIIEQALKERMKIPVMHDDQHGTAIITAAGLINAVMLTGRDMKDVKVVVNGAGAAAIACTELIKAMGVRHDNVIMCDRSGVIYQGREKGMDQWKSAHAAKTEARSLEEALVGADIFLGLSAKDALTPAFLAKMADQPIIFAMANPDPEITPPDAKAVRPDCIVATGRSDYPNQVNNVLGFPFIFRGALDVRATAINEEMKIAAANAIAELARAQVPEEVAAAYGGRAHSFGRDYIIPAPFDPRLMEVVPAAVAKAAMDTGVATRPILDMDEYRTSLRARLNPTTSVLGLAYEGARAHPKRVVFAEGEEEVVLRAAIAFRDGGYGIPVLVGRDDVHERLRALGVDKPESFEVVNSRNSPLVPAMVEKLYERLQRRGYLRREVERMVNQDRNVFAALMLKMGEVDAMITGVTRTYAQSMREVRRVLDHAEGRIPFGVHVLVGQSHTVFMADTTVNERPNAEQLADIAEGTAAVARAMGHEPRVAFLSYSTFGNPEGSYLTNLRDAVTALEKRNVGFEFEGEMAPDVALNPKVMASYPFSRLSGPANVLIMPGLQSANLSAKLLRELGGDSVIGPMLIGMEKPVQIATMASTASELVTLAVLAAGGVAR